The nucleotide sequence CCTGTGACATGTCTTTGCACAGTTTACCATCATCATACATAATTATTTTCCTAACCGAACGGGCGTCCGGCGTGGCCGTCGGCGTGAGGCTTATCTGCACCCTCTGTCCTATCTCGTAGCATGACAAACCATGTCGCGATCGACGTGGGGTCCAACGGCGGCACCATCTGGGTCGGGCGACGCGACGGCGACAGCCTCGACGTCGGGGAGGTGTATCGGTTCGACAACGGCCCCGTCGAGCGAGACGGCCGGTACGTCTGGGCCATCGACCAACTCCTCGAGGAAATCGAGGCGGGCCTCCTCGCGGCCGAACGGGAGTACGGTTCCCTCTCGACCCTCGCCGTCGAGACGACCGGCCTCGATTTCACGTTCTTCCGCGATGGCGAACCGATGCGTGATCCGTACTTCTACCGCGATCCGTCGGTCACGTCGACGCTCGACGACCTCCTCGAACGCGCCGGGAAACGCGAGATATTCGAGCGGACGGGGATCAACCACTGGAACGTTCCCAACTCGCTGTGGCAGTATCACTACCAGGCCCACGCCTCGCCGGAGGTCGTCCGATCGGCGGATACGCTGGTGATGCTCCCGCAGGTACTCAGCCACGCGATGGGGGGCAGCGTCAACCCCGACAAATCGATCGCTTCGACGACACAGATGTTCGACATCGAGTCCGAGACGTGGGCGACGGACCTCCTCGAGACGCTCGACCTCCGGACCGACCTCCTGCCGGACCTCGAGGAACCCGGCACGAAGGTGGGAACGCTCGACGGGTCGTTCGCGCCCGGCCTCGACAGTCGCCCGGATATCCTCCTGACGGCCACCCACGACACGGCGTGTGCCGTCGCGGCGACGCCGTTCGGTGCCGGCGACCGGACCTTCCTGAGCACCGGTTCGTGGTTCATCGTCGGCATCGAACTCGACGCCCCACGCGTGACCGACGAGGCCTTCGCCGTCGAGGCCTCCAACGAGTACGGTGCCGAGGGGACGACCCGGTTCCTGAAGGACGTCACCGGTTTCAACCTCCTCGAATACGCCCGCGAGAAGTGGCGCGAGGAGGGGAGACCCCACGAGTACGACGCCATCCTCTCGGAGATGGCCGAGGTCGACCCCTTCGGTCCGCTCATCGATCCGGACGCCGACCTGTTCATGGCCGGAACGCTGGAGGGCGACATCGTCGAGAAGATCGGCCAGTACTGCCGGGAGA is from Haloplanus salinarum and encodes:
- a CDS encoding rhamnulokinase, which produces MTNHVAIDVGSNGGTIWVGRRDGDSLDVGEVYRFDNGPVERDGRYVWAIDQLLEEIEAGLLAAEREYGSLSTLAVETTGLDFTFFRDGEPMRDPYFYRDPSVTSTLDDLLERAGKREIFERTGINHWNVPNSLWQYHYQAHASPEVVRSADTLVMLPQVLSHAMGGSVNPDKSIASTTQMFDIESETWATDLLETLDLRTDLLPDLEEPGTKVGTLDGSFAPGLDSRPDILLTATHDTACAVAATPFGAGDRTFLSTGSWFIVGIELDAPRVTDEAFAVEASNEYGAEGTTRFLKDVTGFNLLEYAREKWREEGRPHEYDAILSEMAEVDPFGPLIDPDADLFMAGTLEGDIVEKIGQYCRETGQAVPEGVGEITRCLLESLAAKTAYALSQLQGAADVESDQLNVVGGGVRNEPFLRMLAGATGLPVVAGPVEATSIGNLLVQMNATDAIADLAEGRRLIRETADLTAYDPEDRDAWAEAVDRMATLVD